Proteins encoded in a region of the Tumebacillus sp. BK434 genome:
- the rseP gene encoding RIP metalloprotease RseP, with protein sequence MNIVMALLALGFLIFIHELGHFWAARATGVRVDEFAVGFGPSIIKHQRNGVLYRLNWIPLGGYVKMYGEDNPEAAAAPDNFNNRPVGARILVIVAGVIMNMIGAFLILALLFNLYGAPKANLFIGEVKAGQPGAAAGLLAGDQIKWIEGKEMETPAEFNEAVQTHSGKPLELGVLRDGKRVDLTVTPQMNAAEGKPMIGIALQQQTSFVKAGGFGENTAQAFRSTGELTAMTFDGFKQLVTGAVSFKEIGGPVEIIRITGQASDNGVQHYMYIVALLSINLAVLNILPFPALDGGRLVFLLVEWIRRGKRISLEREASINFIGILFLLTLMVVVTFKDVFNIFSK encoded by the coding sequence ATGAACATCGTAATGGCCCTACTCGCACTTGGGTTCCTGATCTTCATCCACGAACTTGGACATTTCTGGGCTGCGCGTGCCACCGGCGTCCGCGTTGATGAATTTGCTGTCGGATTCGGCCCCTCGATCATCAAGCATCAGCGCAACGGTGTCTTGTATCGGTTGAACTGGATTCCGCTGGGCGGGTACGTGAAGATGTATGGAGAGGACAACCCGGAAGCGGCAGCCGCACCCGATAATTTTAACAATCGTCCTGTAGGCGCGCGAATTCTCGTCATCGTCGCAGGGGTGATCATGAACATGATCGGCGCGTTCCTGATCCTGGCCTTGCTGTTCAACTTATATGGCGCTCCGAAAGCCAACCTGTTTATCGGCGAAGTCAAGGCTGGTCAGCCGGGCGCTGCAGCAGGGCTTTTGGCCGGCGACCAGATCAAATGGATCGAAGGCAAAGAGATGGAGACGCCTGCCGAGTTTAACGAAGCGGTGCAGACTCACTCCGGCAAGCCCTTGGAACTGGGCGTCCTGCGCGATGGCAAGCGCGTCGACCTGACCGTCACGCCGCAAATGAACGCAGCGGAAGGCAAGCCGATGATCGGCATCGCGCTGCAGCAGCAGACAAGCTTTGTCAAAGCGGGCGGGTTTGGCGAAAACACCGCACAGGCGTTTCGCAGCACCGGCGAGCTGACCGCGATGACGTTTGACGGCTTCAAGCAGCTGGTGACAGGCGCCGTCTCGTTCAAAGAGATCGGCGGACCGGTCGAGATCATTCGCATCACCGGACAAGCGTCCGACAACGGCGTGCAGCATTATATGTACATCGTGGCGCTGCTGTCGATCAACCTCGCCGTCTTGAACATCCTGCCTTTCCCGGCGCTCGACGGCGGACGGCTGGTGTTCCTCTTGGTCGAATGGATTCGCCGTGGCAAACGCATCTCGCTGGAGCGGGAAGCGAGCATCAACTTTATCGGCATTCTGTTCCTGCTCACCTTGATGGTCGTCGTCACGTTTAAAGACGTCTTCAACATCTTCTCGAAATAG
- a CDS encoding AAA family ATPase, producing MEGASPMSVLTVLVGIPASGKSTVARDLTAANQGVWIHADDVKKELFGEQTITRDINDAVLAAVKDRLTQAMAGGRQVVLDAKHRVPKYRRPYLELARQHGYQTEAIFLNVPLEAAVAMNGKRQAAGEPSVSEAQIRRYERLLQIPTYAEDFDRIEVRTAEAVHEEAAAFFQEHEARFIKHPVQVVRELAADGRLEKWLPELHRAIPLDQHNPYHHFTVFEHIIKATEVVAGTSLHMVWTLLLHDIGKAYPGIKQFTGVIKTPYGRFKAKERVEIENGADIRDGRDSGEYYVVEGEQIPKAHIQTSLNGHFYDHENLGAQLAYRILTRFGYDHEFALHVATLIQFHMLMPRDIAEVELSQIRKFYEKTGPYAAELMMVRLADTRGK from the coding sequence ATGGAAGGAGCGTCCCCCATGTCTGTCCTCACCGTGCTGGTCGGCATCCCCGCCAGCGGCAAATCGACGGTCGCACGCGACCTGACCGCGGCCAACCAAGGCGTCTGGATTCACGCCGACGATGTGAAGAAGGAACTGTTTGGCGAGCAGACGATCACCCGAGACATCAACGACGCGGTGCTGGCTGCCGTCAAAGACCGCCTGACACAGGCGATGGCAGGTGGCCGCCAGGTCGTGCTCGACGCCAAACACCGCGTTCCGAAATACAGAAGACCCTATCTGGAACTGGCGCGCCAGCATGGCTATCAGACTGAGGCCATTTTTCTGAACGTGCCGCTGGAAGCAGCGGTGGCGATGAACGGCAAGCGCCAGGCAGCGGGCGAACCGTCCGTCTCCGAAGCGCAGATCCGCCGCTATGAACGGCTCTTGCAGATCCCGACCTATGCGGAAGACTTCGACCGCATCGAAGTGCGCACCGCCGAAGCGGTGCATGAAGAAGCGGCCGCTTTCTTCCAAGAACACGAAGCCCGGTTCATCAAGCATCCCGTCCAAGTGGTGCGCGAATTGGCAGCGGACGGACGTTTGGAAAAATGGCTTCCCGAGCTCCACCGCGCCATCCCGCTCGACCAGCACAACCCCTACCACCATTTCACCGTCTTCGAACACATCATCAAAGCAACCGAAGTCGTCGCCGGCACGTCGCTGCACATGGTCTGGACGCTGCTTTTGCATGACATCGGCAAAGCCTACCCCGGGATCAAGCAGTTTACCGGCGTCATCAAAACGCCCTACGGCCGTTTCAAAGCGAAAGAGCGCGTCGAGATCGAAAATGGAGCGGACATTCGCGACGGGCGCGATTCGGGCGAGTATTACGTCGTAGAAGGGGAGCAGATCCCCAAAGCGCACATCCAGACCAGCTTGAACGGGCACTTCTACGATCACGAGAACCTCGGCGCGCAGCTGGCGTACCGGATTTTGACGCGCTTTGGCTATGATCACGAGTTTGCCTTGCATGTCGCGACCCTGATCCAATTCCACATGCTGATGCCGCGCGACATCGCCGAGGTCGAACTCTCGCAGATCCGCAAATTCTATGAAAAAACCGGGCCATACGCCGCCGAACTGATGATGGTGCGGCTGGCCGATACGCGCGGCAAATAA